A genomic stretch from Malus domestica chromosome 15, GDT2T_hap1 includes:
- the LOC103456316 gene encoding histone-lysine N-methyltransferase ASHH3 isoform X1, which translates to MPAMKKNSERSHIGNVFNKLLKQIGNPVDFELPDWFNKWKPMPYTFIKRNIYHTKRIKRRLEDDGIFCSCNPSLESSSVCGRDCHCGMLLSSCSSACKCGSSCLNKPFQHRPVKKMKLVKTEKCGSGIVADEDIKQGEFVIEYVGEVIDDKTCEQRLWNMKHRGETNFYLCEINRDMVIDATYKGNKSRYINHSCCPNTEMQKWIIDGETRIGIFATRDIKMGEHLTYDYQFVQFGADQDCHCGAIGCRRKLGVKPTKSKISSDAALKLVACQVAVSSPKLKAIISAKDVIQNGGLHIGNSEPIHNQSDRRSCNCIGEVIRISRPPNQWSFGIIKRFDKYSRKHSIMFEDGGIEFLDMSKEDWELVTL; encoded by the exons ATGCCTGCTATGAAGAAG AATTCTGAGCGAAGTCACATTGGGAATGTCTTCAACAAGTTGCTGAAGCAGATTGGAAACCCTGTTGATTTTGAACTTCCAGATTGGTTCAATAAGTGGAAACCCATGCCCTACACTTTTATCAAGCGCA ATATATATCACACCAAGAGGATTAAAAGACGACTTGAGGATGATGGCATATTCTGTTCCTGCAACCCATCACTAGAGTCTTCTAGCGTTTGTGGTAGAGATTGCCATTGTGG GATGCTTCTGTCTAGCTGCTCCTCAGCTTGTAAATGTGGAAGTTCCTGTCTGAACAAACCGTTCCAGCACAGACctgtgaagaagatgaaactgGTTAAG ACTGAGAAATGTGGTTCCGGAATTGTGGCGGATGAAGATATTAAGCAAGGAGAATTTGTGATAGAATATGTGGGAGAAG TGATTGATGACAAAACATGTGAGCAAAGGCTGTGGAATATGAAACACCGTGGAGAAACAAACTTTTACTTATGTGAAATCAATCGAGATATGGTTATTGATGCCACATACAAGGGAAACAAGTCAAGATATATAAACCATAGTTGTTGTCCTAATACTGAGATGCAAAAATG GATAATCGATGGTGAAACAAGAATTGGTATATTCGCAACTCGTGACATAAAAATGGGCGAGCACCTGACCTATGATTATCA GTTTGTTCAATTTGGCGCAGATCAAGATTGCCATTGTGGTGCGATTGGTTGTCGACGAAAACTTGGTGTCAAACCTACCAAGTCAAAGATATCGTCAGATGCTGCGTTGAAACTAGTAGCATGCCAGGTGGCTGTGTCCTCCCCTAAATTGAAAGCTATTATCTCTGCAAAAGAT GTTATTCAGAATGGGGGTCTGCATATTG GAAATTCAGAACCCATCCATAACCAAAGCGATAGACGTTCTTGTAATTGCATTGGAGAAGTGATTCGAATAAGTCGCCCCCCAAATCAGTG GTCTTTTGGGATTATCAAACGGTTTGATAAATATTCCAGAAAACACTCG ATCATGTTTGAAGATGGTGGCATTGAATTCCTTGACATGTCAAAAGAAGATTGGGAGCTTGTAACATTGTGA
- the LOC103456316 gene encoding histone-lysine N-methyltransferase ASHH3 isoform X4: protein MPAMKKNSERSHIGNVFNKLLKQIGNPVDFELPDWFNKWKPMPYTFIKRNIYHTKRIKRRLEDDGIFCSCNPSLESSSVCGRDCHCGMLLSSCSSACKCGSSCLNKPFQHRPVKKMKLVKTEKCGSGIVADEDIKQGEFVIEYVGEVIDDKTCEQRLWNMKHRGETNFYLCEINRDMVIDATYKGNKSRYINHSCCPNTEMQKWIIDGETRIGIFATRDIKMGEHLTYDYQFVQFGADQDCHCGAIGCRRKLGVKPTKSKISSDAALKLVACQVIQNGGLHIEPIHNQSDRRSCNCIGEVIRISRPPNQWSFGIIKRFDKYSRKHSIMFEDGGIEFLDMSKEDWELVTL, encoded by the exons ATGCCTGCTATGAAGAAG AATTCTGAGCGAAGTCACATTGGGAATGTCTTCAACAAGTTGCTGAAGCAGATTGGAAACCCTGTTGATTTTGAACTTCCAGATTGGTTCAATAAGTGGAAACCCATGCCCTACACTTTTATCAAGCGCA ATATATATCACACCAAGAGGATTAAAAGACGACTTGAGGATGATGGCATATTCTGTTCCTGCAACCCATCACTAGAGTCTTCTAGCGTTTGTGGTAGAGATTGCCATTGTGG GATGCTTCTGTCTAGCTGCTCCTCAGCTTGTAAATGTGGAAGTTCCTGTCTGAACAAACCGTTCCAGCACAGACctgtgaagaagatgaaactgGTTAAG ACTGAGAAATGTGGTTCCGGAATTGTGGCGGATGAAGATATTAAGCAAGGAGAATTTGTGATAGAATATGTGGGAGAAG TGATTGATGACAAAACATGTGAGCAAAGGCTGTGGAATATGAAACACCGTGGAGAAACAAACTTTTACTTATGTGAAATCAATCGAGATATGGTTATTGATGCCACATACAAGGGAAACAAGTCAAGATATATAAACCATAGTTGTTGTCCTAATACTGAGATGCAAAAATG GATAATCGATGGTGAAACAAGAATTGGTATATTCGCAACTCGTGACATAAAAATGGGCGAGCACCTGACCTATGATTATCA GTTTGTTCAATTTGGCGCAGATCAAGATTGCCATTGTGGTGCGATTGGTTGTCGACGAAAACTTGGTGTCAAACCTACCAAGTCAAAGATATCGTCAGATGCTGCGTTGAAACTAGTAGCATGCCAG GTTATTCAGAATGGGGGTCTGCATATTG AACCCATCCATAACCAAAGCGATAGACGTTCTTGTAATTGCATTGGAGAAGTGATTCGAATAAGTCGCCCCCCAAATCAGTG GTCTTTTGGGATTATCAAACGGTTTGATAAATATTCCAGAAAACACTCG ATCATGTTTGAAGATGGTGGCATTGAATTCCTTGACATGTCAAAAGAAGATTGGGAGCTTGTAACATTGTGA
- the LOC103456317 gene encoding methylenetetrahydrofolate reductase (NADH) 2-like codes for MKVIEKIQESLVDEKKVVFSFEFFPPKTEDGVENLLERMDRMVAHGPAFCDITWGAGGSTADLTLDIANKMQNLICVESMMHLTCTNMPVDKIDHALQTIKSNGLQNVLALRGDPPHGQDKFVQIQGGFACALDLVTHIRAKYGDYFGVTVAGYPEAHPDAIAADGLASPEAYQSDLAYLKRKVDAGADFIVTQLFYDTDIFLKFVNDCRQIGITCPIVPGIMPINNYKGFIRMTGFCKTKIPAEVTAALEPIKDNEEAVRLYGIHLGTEMCKKILASGIRTLHLYTLNMEKSALAILQNLGLIEESKISRPLPWRRPANVFRVKEDVRPIFWANRPKSYISRTIGWELYPHGRWGDSGNPSYGALTDYQFMRPRARDKKLVEEWVVPLKSVEDICEKFKKFCLGKLKSSPWSELDGLQPETGIINESLGKINTKGFLTINSQPAVNGERSDSLSVGWGGPGGYVYQKAYLEFFCSKEKLDALVEKCKALPSLTYMAVNKDGSWVSNTGQTAVNAVTWGVFRAREIIQPTVVDPASFIVWKDEAFEIWSRGWARLYPEGDSSRKLLEEVQSSYYLVSLVDNDYIHGDVFAVFADV; via the exons ATGAAGGTGATAGAGAAGATCCAGGAGTCTTTGGTGGATGAGAAGAAGGTGGTCTTCTCCTTCGAGTTCTTCCCCCCAAAGACCGAGGATGGCGTCGAGAATCTCTTGGAGAGGATGGATCGGATGGTCGCCCACGGCCCCGCCTTTTGCGACATTACCTGGGGTGCCGGTGGCTCCACCGCCGATCTCACTCTCGACATTGCCAACAAGATGCAGAACCTCATCTGCGTCGAGAGCATGATGCACCTCACCTGCACCAACATGCCCGTCGACAAGATCGACCACGCCCTCCAAACCATCAAGTCCAACGGCCTCCAGAACGTTCTTGCTCTCCGCGGCGACCCTCCCCATGGCCAGGACAAGTTTGTTCAGATCCAAGGAGGCTTTGCCTGCGCCCTCGACCTG GTCACCCATATCAGAGCCAAATATGGCGACTACTTCGGCGTCACTGTTGCTGGTTATCCGGAGGCTCACCCGGACGCCATTGCTGCCGATGGCCTCGCCTCTCCAGAAGCATATCAGAGTGATCTCGCTTATTTGAAGAGAAAGGTTGATGCTGGCGCCGATTTCATCGTCACTCAGTTGTTCTACGACACTGATATTTTCCTCAAATTCGTGAATGACTGTCGCCAAATTGGAATTACTTGCCCCATTGTTCCTGGAATTATGCCCATCAATAACTACAAGGGTTTCATACGCATGACTGGCTTCTGCAAAACCAAG ATACCAGCTGAGGTTACCGCTGCCTTGGAGCCTATCAAGGACAACGAAGAAGCTGTGAGATTGTACGGAATTCACCTTGGAACCGAGATGTGCAAGAAGATTTTGGCTTCCGGGATTAGGACTTTGCATCTTTATACTCTCAACATGGAGAAATCTGCGTTGGCTATATTGCAG AATCTTGGTCTGATTGAAGAGTCCAAAATATCAAGGCCCTTACCTTGGAGACGCCCTGCAAATGTTTTCCGTGTTAAAGAAGATGTTCGTCCAATTTTCTG GGCTAATCGTCCCAAGAGCTACATATCAAGAACCATAGGCTGGGAACTATACCCACATGGGCGGTGGGGTGATTCCGGTAACCCTTCATATGGAGCACTGACTGATTATCAG TTCATGCGGCCGCGTGCACGTGACAAGAAACTTGTCGAGGAATGGGTTGTCCCATTGAAGAGTGTTGAAGATATCTGCGAG AAATTTAAGAAATTCTGCCTTGGAAAATTGAAAAGCAGCCCTTGGTCTGAACTAGATGGGCTTCAGCCAGAGACGGGGATCATAAATGAATCGCTAGGAAAAATTAACACTAAGGGTTTCCTTACCATCAACAGCCAACCAGCGGTAAATGGGGAAAGATCTGACTCGCTGTCTGTTG GGTGGGGTGGTCCTGGAGGGTATGTTTATCAGAAAGCCTATCTAGAGTTTTTCTGTTCGAAGGAAAAGTTGGATGCTCTTGTTGAAAAATGCAAGGCTCTTCCATCTCTAACTTACATGGCCGTGAACAAAGATGGGAGCTGGGTATCTAATACTGGCCAGACTGCTGTGAATGCGGTAACATGGGGTGTCTTTCGAGCAAGGGAGATTATCCAACCAACCGTCGTAGATCCTGCCAGTTTTATAGTTTGGAAGGATGAGGCATTTGAAATCTGGTCAAGAGGATGGGCCCGCTTATACCCCGAGGGCGACTCATCTAGGAAATTGCTTGAAGAG GTGCAGAGCAGCTACTATTTGGTCAGTTTGGTAGATAATGACTACATCCACGGTGATGTTTTCGCTGTTTTTGCCGATGTTTGA
- the LOC103456316 gene encoding histone-lysine N-methyltransferase ASHH3 isoform X2 yields MPAMKKNSERSHIGNVFNKLLKQIGNPVDFELPDWFNKWKPMPYTFIKRNIYHTKRIKRRLEDDGIFCSCNPSLESSSVCGRDCHCGMLLSSCSSACKCGSSCLNKPFQHRPVKKMKLVKTEKCGSGIVADEDIKQGEFVIEYVGEVIDDKTCEQRLWNMKHRGETNFYLCEINRDMVIDATYKGNKSRYINHSCCPNTEMQKWIIDGETRIGIFATRDIKMGEHLTYDYQFVQFGADQDCHCGAIGCRRKLGVKPTKSKISSDAALKLVACQVAVSSPKLKAIISAKDVIQNGGLHIEPIHNQSDRRSCNCIGEVIRISRPPNQWSFGIIKRFDKYSRKHSIMFEDGGIEFLDMSKEDWELVTL; encoded by the exons ATGCCTGCTATGAAGAAG AATTCTGAGCGAAGTCACATTGGGAATGTCTTCAACAAGTTGCTGAAGCAGATTGGAAACCCTGTTGATTTTGAACTTCCAGATTGGTTCAATAAGTGGAAACCCATGCCCTACACTTTTATCAAGCGCA ATATATATCACACCAAGAGGATTAAAAGACGACTTGAGGATGATGGCATATTCTGTTCCTGCAACCCATCACTAGAGTCTTCTAGCGTTTGTGGTAGAGATTGCCATTGTGG GATGCTTCTGTCTAGCTGCTCCTCAGCTTGTAAATGTGGAAGTTCCTGTCTGAACAAACCGTTCCAGCACAGACctgtgaagaagatgaaactgGTTAAG ACTGAGAAATGTGGTTCCGGAATTGTGGCGGATGAAGATATTAAGCAAGGAGAATTTGTGATAGAATATGTGGGAGAAG TGATTGATGACAAAACATGTGAGCAAAGGCTGTGGAATATGAAACACCGTGGAGAAACAAACTTTTACTTATGTGAAATCAATCGAGATATGGTTATTGATGCCACATACAAGGGAAACAAGTCAAGATATATAAACCATAGTTGTTGTCCTAATACTGAGATGCAAAAATG GATAATCGATGGTGAAACAAGAATTGGTATATTCGCAACTCGTGACATAAAAATGGGCGAGCACCTGACCTATGATTATCA GTTTGTTCAATTTGGCGCAGATCAAGATTGCCATTGTGGTGCGATTGGTTGTCGACGAAAACTTGGTGTCAAACCTACCAAGTCAAAGATATCGTCAGATGCTGCGTTGAAACTAGTAGCATGCCAGGTGGCTGTGTCCTCCCCTAAATTGAAAGCTATTATCTCTGCAAAAGAT GTTATTCAGAATGGGGGTCTGCATATTG AACCCATCCATAACCAAAGCGATAGACGTTCTTGTAATTGCATTGGAGAAGTGATTCGAATAAGTCGCCCCCCAAATCAGTG GTCTTTTGGGATTATCAAACGGTTTGATAAATATTCCAGAAAACACTCG ATCATGTTTGAAGATGGTGGCATTGAATTCCTTGACATGTCAAAAGAAGATTGGGAGCTTGTAACATTGTGA
- the LOC103456316 gene encoding histone-lysine N-methyltransferase ASHH3 isoform X3 has translation MPAMKKNSERSHIGNVFNKLLKQIGNPVDFELPDWFNKWKPMPYTFIKRNIYHTKRIKRRLEDDGIFCSCNPSLESSSVCGRDCHCGMLLSSCSSACKCGSSCLNKPFQHRPVKKMKLVKTEKCGSGIVADEDIKQGEFVIEYVGEVIDDKTCEQRLWNMKHRGETNFYLCEINRDMVIDATYKGNKSRYINHSCCPNTEMQKWIIDGETRIGIFATRDIKMGEHLTYDYQFVQFGADQDCHCGAIGCRRKLGVKPTKSKISSDAALKLVACQVIQNGGLHIGNSEPIHNQSDRRSCNCIGEVIRISRPPNQWSFGIIKRFDKYSRKHSIMFEDGGIEFLDMSKEDWELVTL, from the exons ATGCCTGCTATGAAGAAG AATTCTGAGCGAAGTCACATTGGGAATGTCTTCAACAAGTTGCTGAAGCAGATTGGAAACCCTGTTGATTTTGAACTTCCAGATTGGTTCAATAAGTGGAAACCCATGCCCTACACTTTTATCAAGCGCA ATATATATCACACCAAGAGGATTAAAAGACGACTTGAGGATGATGGCATATTCTGTTCCTGCAACCCATCACTAGAGTCTTCTAGCGTTTGTGGTAGAGATTGCCATTGTGG GATGCTTCTGTCTAGCTGCTCCTCAGCTTGTAAATGTGGAAGTTCCTGTCTGAACAAACCGTTCCAGCACAGACctgtgaagaagatgaaactgGTTAAG ACTGAGAAATGTGGTTCCGGAATTGTGGCGGATGAAGATATTAAGCAAGGAGAATTTGTGATAGAATATGTGGGAGAAG TGATTGATGACAAAACATGTGAGCAAAGGCTGTGGAATATGAAACACCGTGGAGAAACAAACTTTTACTTATGTGAAATCAATCGAGATATGGTTATTGATGCCACATACAAGGGAAACAAGTCAAGATATATAAACCATAGTTGTTGTCCTAATACTGAGATGCAAAAATG GATAATCGATGGTGAAACAAGAATTGGTATATTCGCAACTCGTGACATAAAAATGGGCGAGCACCTGACCTATGATTATCA GTTTGTTCAATTTGGCGCAGATCAAGATTGCCATTGTGGTGCGATTGGTTGTCGACGAAAACTTGGTGTCAAACCTACCAAGTCAAAGATATCGTCAGATGCTGCGTTGAAACTAGTAGCATGCCAG GTTATTCAGAATGGGGGTCTGCATATTG GAAATTCAGAACCCATCCATAACCAAAGCGATAGACGTTCTTGTAATTGCATTGGAGAAGTGATTCGAATAAGTCGCCCCCCAAATCAGTG GTCTTTTGGGATTATCAAACGGTTTGATAAATATTCCAGAAAACACTCG ATCATGTTTGAAGATGGTGGCATTGAATTCCTTGACATGTCAAAAGAAGATTGGGAGCTTGTAACATTGTGA